In the genome of Nocardia sp. NBC_00416, one region contains:
- a CDS encoding ABC transporter ATP-binding protein, translating into MTTDRQQPVLELRDVHAWIGQSSILRGIDLRVPANAVTVLLGRNGVGKTSTLRAILGLLDRAGDIRLAGHDIGAMATHRIARCGIGYIPEDRDVFHGLTVAENLRLAERPGVTPDYDRVYELFPEMKTRARQLAGSLSGGQQQMVSVSRALLNDNKLLLIDEPTKGLSPRLVTEFVTALESAVRDTAVLLVEQNLAAARRLADHVVVIDQGKVIAAGPAAQMFADDTRIRRMIGVGAAPQPEENRT; encoded by the coding sequence GTGACGACCGACCGGCAACAACCCGTTCTCGAACTCCGCGACGTCCACGCGTGGATCGGCCAGTCCTCGATCCTGCGGGGGATCGACCTGCGGGTGCCGGCGAACGCGGTCACAGTTCTGCTGGGGCGCAACGGAGTCGGGAAGACTTCGACCCTGCGTGCGATCCTCGGGCTCCTCGACCGGGCCGGCGATATCCGTTTGGCGGGACACGATATCGGCGCCATGGCGACGCACCGGATCGCTCGTTGCGGTATCGGCTACATCCCCGAGGACCGCGATGTGTTCCACGGTCTGACCGTCGCCGAGAATCTGCGGTTGGCCGAGCGCCCGGGCGTGACACCCGATTACGACCGGGTGTACGAGCTGTTCCCGGAAATGAAGACCCGGGCCCGGCAGTTGGCCGGCAGCTTGTCCGGCGGCCAGCAGCAGATGGTGTCGGTATCGCGTGCGCTGCTCAACGACAACAAACTGCTGCTCATCGATGAACCCACAAAAGGGCTGTCCCCGCGGCTGGTCACCGAATTCGTGACCGCGCTGGAGTCCGCGGTCCGGGACACCGCCGTGCTGCTGGTGGAACAGAACCTGGCGGCCGCGCGCCGCCTCGCCGACCACGTCGTGGTCATCGATCAAGGGAAGGTGATCGCCGCCGGACCGGCCGCGCAGATGTTCGCCGACGACACCCGGATCCGCCGCATGATCGGCGTGGGCGCCGCCCCGCAACCCGAGGAGAACCGGACGTGA
- a CDS encoding branched-chain amino acid ABC transporter permease produces the protein MNDLILISVSALGLASLYFVLASGLSLIFGLMRVLSFAHGCFLTVSAYAAWVVMQAIGTASTAGLFVGAVAATATGAVIALITELLVIRPLAGRELEQLLATVGISIATVALLSGIWGSDQHLLEVPEWLRSTTAVLGAEIPNVRLVLIAAAVLVLIAIELLLSRTRYGLIIRAGVENREMVTALGIDVRRSFTLVFTLGGVLAGLGGALTAVFYRGVTPYLGDDLLIFAFIVLIVGGLGSIRGAAIAAVGLAMAQSLTDFYVDMGAGEIVIVALMLLTLLIRPQGILGQKGRLV, from the coding sequence GTGAACGACCTGATCCTGATCTCCGTGTCGGCCCTGGGACTGGCGTCGCTGTATTTCGTCCTGGCGTCGGGACTGTCTCTCATCTTCGGTTTGATGCGGGTGCTGAGTTTCGCGCACGGCTGTTTCCTGACCGTCAGCGCGTATGCGGCGTGGGTGGTGATGCAGGCGATCGGCACGGCGTCGACCGCCGGTCTGTTCGTGGGCGCCGTGGCGGCGACGGCTACCGGTGCGGTAATCGCGTTGATCACCGAACTGCTGGTCATCCGCCCCCTCGCAGGCCGGGAATTGGAGCAGCTGCTGGCCACTGTGGGAATAAGCATTGCCACGGTGGCATTGCTGTCCGGGATATGGGGATCGGACCAGCATTTGCTGGAGGTACCCGAATGGTTGCGCAGCACCACCGCCGTGCTGGGCGCCGAGATCCCGAATGTGCGCCTGGTGCTGATCGCGGCGGCCGTCCTGGTGCTGATCGCCATCGAACTCTTGCTCTCGCGCACTCGCTACGGGCTCATAATCCGGGCCGGCGTGGAGAACCGGGAGATGGTGACGGCGCTCGGAATCGATGTGCGGCGCTCGTTCACTCTGGTGTTCACCCTCGGCGGGGTGCTGGCAGGTCTGGGTGGTGCGCTGACGGCCGTGTTCTACCGGGGTGTGACCCCGTATCTGGGTGACGACCTGCTGATCTTCGCCTTCATCGTCCTGATCGTCGGTGGCCTGGGGTCGATCAGGGGCGCGGCGATCGCCGCGGTGGGTCTGGCGATGGCGCAGTCGCTGACCGATTTCTATGTCGACATGGGAGCCGGTGAAATCGTGATCGTGGCGCTGATGCTGCTCACCCTCCTCATCAGGCCCCAGGGCATCCTCGGGCAGAAAGGGCGGCTGGTATGA
- a CDS encoding branched-chain amino acid ABC transporter permease gives MSGSRRFIGLLLVAVAVVVALLVPVLNLTLGGLLPGPLNSPGSLNLLALMLLAGATAISLDLVFGYTGLLSLGHGVHFGVGCYSAVLFANTASIGFGAGVLLAMLTTLVIAFVGNACALKLTGFGFAMASLALVQLLAIFVERGYWGSGGEVGLTYDSGVLPGNFTGLANSRNIYWLAAGTLMLIYVLARLAVATEAGSVWQAIRDNPLRAQVLGVPVYGYRLAAATFGSFLAGVCGIAYSVVMSGANPGVVALTYSLGLILMVVLGGRGLLWGAMLGGLLYTYLDLRLAALSTLSGVEDLPGVLRIPLTQPQFILGAVFVLVILFLPGGLASALSRRGGSKNGPGSGRTAVLVNRLRKAPSP, from the coding sequence ATGAGCGGTTCTCGTAGATTCATCGGTTTGCTGCTGGTGGCGGTCGCCGTGGTGGTGGCGCTGCTGGTCCCGGTCCTGAACCTGACCCTCGGCGGGTTGCTACCCGGTCCGTTGAACAGTCCGGGCAGTCTCAACCTGCTGGCATTGATGCTGCTGGCGGGGGCCACCGCGATCAGCCTCGACCTGGTGTTCGGCTATACCGGACTGCTGTCACTCGGCCACGGTGTCCACTTCGGGGTGGGCTGCTATTCGGCGGTGCTGTTCGCGAACACCGCCTCGATCGGGTTCGGCGCGGGGGTGCTGCTGGCCATGCTGACCACCCTGGTAATCGCCTTCGTCGGCAATGCCTGTGCGTTGAAACTGACCGGATTCGGCTTCGCCATGGCCAGTCTCGCATTGGTGCAGTTGCTGGCGATCTTCGTGGAACGCGGCTATTGGGGATCGGGCGGAGAGGTCGGCCTCACCTACGATTCCGGTGTTCTGCCCGGCAATTTCACGGGCCTGGCGAATTCCCGGAACATCTACTGGCTGGCGGCCGGCACGCTCATGCTTATCTATGTGCTCGCCCGTCTGGCCGTGGCCACCGAGGCCGGGAGTGTCTGGCAGGCGATCCGGGACAATCCGCTGCGCGCCCAGGTGCTGGGTGTTCCGGTGTACGGCTACCGTCTCGCCGCGGCCACCTTCGGTTCTTTTCTGGCCGGAGTATGCGGTATCGCCTATTCCGTGGTGATGAGCGGGGCGAATCCGGGTGTGGTGGCCCTGACCTATTCGCTGGGATTGATTCTGATGGTGGTGCTCGGTGGCCGGGGACTGCTGTGGGGAGCCATGCTCGGCGGCCTGTTGTACACCTACCTGGATCTGCGGCTCGCCGCCCTGTCGACGCTTTCCGGTGTCGAGGATCTGCCGGGGGTGCTGCGGATTCCGCTCACCCAACCCCAGTTCATCCTCGGAGCGGTGTTCGTGCTGGTGATTCTCTTCCTGCCCGGCGGACTGGCGTCGGCGCTGTCCCGGCGTGGCGGATCGAAGAACGGGCCGGGCAGCGGACGCACCGCCGTCCTGGTGAACCGGTTGCGCAAGGCGCCGTCGCCATGA
- a CDS encoding nuclear transport factor 2 family protein — MLNIEEISARLEIHEVLMRYVRGIDRRDAELLQSAYFPDAVDVRSYSDIDTSPADFAERAIEGFGATPEFSQHHMTNVHYDIDCARGIADVESYVLVFHPVGPHTSRTLRPADGESCVRFAGARYFDRFECRDGEWRIARRACVVDWSRTDLYGQEDPVLSQRLGGLAPAVGAADPSRRLSRHS, encoded by the coding sequence ATGTTGAATATCGAAGAGATCAGCGCACGGCTGGAGATCCACGAGGTCTTGATGCGCTACGTCCGTGGAATCGACCGGCGAGACGCGGAACTCCTGCAATCCGCCTATTTCCCCGATGCCGTGGATGTGCGAAGTTATTCGGACATCGATACTTCCCCGGCGGATTTCGCCGAACGCGCCATCGAAGGTTTCGGTGCGACTCCGGAATTCAGTCAGCATCATATGACCAACGTCCACTACGACATCGACTGCGCGCGGGGTATCGCGGATGTCGAATCCTATGTCCTCGTATTCCATCCGGTCGGCCCCCACACCTCGCGGACGCTCCGCCCGGCCGACGGTGAATCCTGTGTCCGGTTCGCCGGCGCCCGCTATTTCGACCGCTTCGAATGCCGGGACGGCGAATGGCGTATAGCCCGCCGGGCCTGTGTCGTCGACTGGTCCCGGACCGACCTGTACGGCCAGGAGGACCCGGTACTGTCGCAACGCCTGGGCGGCCTGGCCCCGGCGGTCGGTGCGGCGGATCCGTCCCGCCGACTGTCCCGCCACAGCTGA
- a CDS encoding FAD-dependent oxidoreductase, translating to MTAQEKNPGAEPDMPDGEMSIDVLVLGSGIAGGCAALAAREAGAQVLVVEPAETPGGHSRLSTGLVMASGSALHTAAGVTDSPDSFLRDYLNVVRQGVAPGPVRSYVDNSGATVDWLVQHGVRFHPRPVHGGNATVPRALVAEGFGAGMMSALWTAARRAGVDIALRHRALRLLRAGDRVVGALVQTPAGEQQVHARAVVLATGGFGANPELLTEHYPASNAVGDWLWNIGHEHNRGDGLVMAREIGAPAVGHDRGLRVLHADFVRTLEATIPGWVVLVDGDGRRFVDETSQYGMVAHRTGAVGERAWAVLDARALDRPVDDRTTDYLQEIPGIAQRRSVNFAPAVLREHCAAGRIPTADTLTELAAAVGLPAAQLVATIGQYNEGAQAGRDRFGKRADCLRAVDTAPYLAVEVRPASLVYTAYGPQIDENACLLDELGGPVPGLFAAGEVTGGVLGDLYVGSGSGLGTAGTLGRTAGESAAAYAAYAAYAASAPGTAPNPS from the coding sequence GTGACCGCACAAGAGAAAAACCCGGGCGCCGAGCCGGATATGCCGGATGGTGAAATGAGCATCGATGTGCTCGTACTGGGCTCCGGCATCGCCGGGGGATGTGCGGCGCTCGCCGCACGGGAAGCCGGGGCGCAGGTCCTGGTCGTGGAGCCGGCGGAAACACCGGGTGGACATTCCCGGCTCTCCACCGGCCTGGTCATGGCGTCCGGCTCGGCCCTGCACACCGCCGCCGGGGTGACAGATTCGCCGGACAGCTTCCTGCGCGACTACCTCAATGTGGTCCGCCAGGGCGTCGCGCCCGGCCCGGTCCGCAGCTATGTGGACAACAGCGGCGCCACCGTCGACTGGCTCGTACAGCACGGTGTGCGCTTCCATCCGCGGCCTGTGCACGGCGGCAATGCGACAGTACCGCGGGCCCTGGTGGCCGAGGGGTTCGGCGCCGGCATGATGTCGGCATTGTGGACGGCTGCGCGGCGGGCCGGTGTGGATATCGCGTTACGGCACCGGGCCCTGCGCCTGCTGCGCGCCGGTGATCGGGTGGTCGGCGCTCTGGTGCAGACCCCCGCCGGGGAACAGCAGGTGCACGCTCGGGCAGTGGTACTCGCCACCGGCGGGTTCGGCGCGAACCCCGAACTGCTCACCGAGCACTATCCGGCCTCGAACGCCGTGGGCGACTGGCTGTGGAATATCGGGCATGAGCACAATCGCGGCGACGGGCTGGTCATGGCCCGCGAGATCGGGGCCCCCGCGGTGGGACACGACCGGGGGCTGCGAGTGCTGCACGCCGATTTCGTCCGCACCCTCGAGGCCACCATCCCCGGATGGGTGGTGCTGGTGGACGGGGACGGCCGCCGCTTCGTGGACGAAACTTCCCAGTACGGCATGGTCGCCCACCGTACGGGCGCGGTGGGCGAGCGGGCGTGGGCAGTACTCGACGCGCGCGCGCTGGACCGGCCGGTCGACGACCGCACTACCGATTATCTCCAGGAGATTCCCGGAATCGCGCAGCGGCGCAGCGTCAACTTCGCCCCGGCGGTCCTACGCGAGCACTGCGCGGCGGGTCGTATCCCGACGGCCGATACGCTCACCGAACTGGCCGCCGCGGTGGGGTTGCCGGCCGCTCAGCTGGTGGCCACCATCGGGCAGTACAACGAGGGGGCACAGGCCGGCCGGGACAGATTCGGTAAGAGAGCCGACTGTCTCCGGGCCGTCGACACTGCGCCGTACCTGGCCGTCGAGGTGCGCCCGGCCTCCCTGGTATACACCGCCTACGGCCCACAGATCGACGAAAATGCCTGCCTGCTGGACGAACTCGGCGGCCCGGTGCCCGGGCTGTTCGCGGCCGGCGAGGTCACCGGCGGTGTCCTCGGTGACCTGTACGTCGGCAGCGGTTCCGGCCTGGGCACGGCCGGAACGCTCGGTCGGACGGCCGGCGAGTCGGCTGCCGCCTATGCCGCCTATGCCGCCTATGCCGCCTCGGCACCGGGGACCGCACCGAATCCGTCCTAG
- a CDS encoding CaiB/BaiF CoA transferase family protein, with protein MGPLDGIVVVELGGFIAGPFAGQLLGDLGARIIKIEPPAGDPMRHWGVEQNGRSLWWPAIARNKESVVLDFHDPDQRTAAVSIIAGADVVVENFAPGRIASWGLDYATLSAGNPGLVMAHVSGFGQDGPRAAARGFGSVAEAMGGLRALAGYPDRPPVRYGVSLGDSTAALFAVNGVLAALHERHRSGRGQEIDIALYESVFALTESLLADWEVGGVTRSRTGSTLPGVAPSNVYPAADGVEILIAANGDSLFTRLCAAMGCPELAEDPRFADHRSRGSHLAELDDLIGAWTAGRPAAEIEAALDEHGIPRGRIYTPADIVADEQYQAREMVQRLPAADYPDPIPMPNVVPKFSRTPGSIRHTGVPLGADTGKILADFGVHRTW; from the coding sequence ATGGGACCGCTGGACGGAATCGTCGTTGTCGAGCTGGGCGGTTTCATCGCCGGCCCGTTCGCCGGCCAACTACTCGGTGATCTGGGCGCGCGGATCATCAAGATCGAGCCACCGGCCGGTGACCCGATGCGGCACTGGGGAGTGGAACAGAATGGGCGGAGTCTGTGGTGGCCCGCTATCGCCCGCAACAAGGAATCGGTGGTACTGGATTTCCATGATCCCGATCAGCGGACCGCCGCGGTGTCGATCATCGCGGGCGCCGATGTCGTGGTCGAGAATTTCGCACCCGGGCGGATCGCCTCCTGGGGTCTGGATTACGCGACGCTCAGCGCCGGCAATCCCGGCCTGGTCATGGCACATGTCTCGGGATTCGGCCAGGACGGCCCCCGGGCCGCCGCACGCGGTTTCGGCAGCGTCGCCGAGGCAATGGGTGGGTTGCGCGCGCTCGCCGGCTATCCGGATCGGCCGCCGGTGCGTTACGGCGTCAGTCTGGGCGACTCCACCGCGGCCCTGTTCGCGGTGAACGGGGTGCTGGCCGCGCTACACGAACGGCATCGCAGCGGTCGGGGCCAAGAGATCGATATCGCCCTCTACGAAAGTGTGTTCGCCCTGACCGAATCACTGCTGGCCGATTGGGAAGTAGGCGGGGTGACGCGTTCGCGGACCGGTAGCACCCTGCCGGGCGTGGCGCCGTCGAATGTCTACCCCGCCGCCGACGGCGTGGAGATCCTGATCGCGGCCAATGGGGACAGCCTCTTCACCCGGCTCTGCGCGGCGATGGGCTGTCCCGAATTGGCCGAGGACCCCCGATTCGCCGACCATCGGTCCCGCGGGAGCCATCTGGCCGAGCTGGACGACCTCATCGGTGCATGGACGGCCGGGCGGCCCGCCGCCGAGATCGAGGCGGCACTAGACGAACACGGAATTCCGCGGGGCCGCATCTACACTCCGGCCGATATCGTGGCCGACGAGCAATACCAGGCGCGCGAGATGGTGCAGCGCCTCCCGGCCGCCGACTATCCGGATCCCATCCCGATGCCGAATGTGGTTCCGAAGTTCTCCCGCACCCCGGGGAGTATCCGGCACACCGGGGTCCCGCTGGGCGCGGACACCGGGAAGATCCTCGCCGATTTCGGCGTACACCGCACCTGGTGA
- a CDS encoding hydroxymethylglutaryl-CoA lyase, with product MPVFAPVLPARVSIREVGPRDGLQIEEPIALGHKLELIEAIAATGVRRVEATSFVSPRAVPALADAADVAAVLGRWPEIRWSALVASVRGAQRALAAGVRHLEYVISASDLHSRANVGRGTADSSGLVAEIAHLVHAADGSLEVIVGTAWDCPFAGPTPEERVVAVTAAAIRHGADAICLGDTIGTTTPRRVWELVDAVRRASPDIDVGAHFHNTRGTGIANALAAVQAGVTSLDASVGGLGGCPFAPGASGNIATEELVYLLDGCGVVTDVDPDRVLAAAAVAERVIGHPLPSSLYRAGGAAVPLDPARPVDSTHKEM from the coding sequence ATGCCGGTATTCGCGCCAGTGCTACCCGCCCGGGTCAGCATCCGCGAGGTAGGTCCGCGCGACGGATTGCAGATCGAGGAACCGATCGCGCTCGGGCACAAACTCGAGCTGATCGAGGCGATCGCGGCCACCGGTGTCCGACGGGTGGAGGCGACGAGTTTCGTCTCCCCGCGCGCAGTACCCGCACTCGCCGATGCCGCCGACGTGGCGGCCGTTCTGGGCCGATGGCCCGAGATCAGATGGTCTGCGCTGGTGGCGAGTGTGCGGGGGGCACAGCGGGCGCTGGCCGCGGGCGTGCGGCATCTGGAGTACGTCATCTCGGCCTCGGATCTGCACAGCCGCGCCAATGTGGGTCGCGGCACCGCGGATTCGTCCGGACTGGTCGCCGAGATCGCCCATCTCGTCCACGCGGCGGACGGGAGTCTGGAGGTCATCGTGGGTACGGCCTGGGACTGTCCGTTCGCCGGACCGACCCCGGAGGAGCGGGTGGTCGCTGTCACCGCCGCCGCGATCCGGCACGGCGCCGACGCGATCTGCCTCGGCGATACGATCGGCACCACCACTCCGCGGCGAGTCTGGGAGTTGGTGGACGCGGTGCGCCGAGCGAGTCCGGATATCGATGTCGGCGCCCATTTCCACAACACCCGGGGAACAGGTATCGCCAACGCGCTCGCAGCCGTCCAGGCCGGAGTCACCTCCCTGGACGCGTCGGTGGGTGGTCTGGGCGGCTGCCCCTTCGCGCCGGGAGCGAGCGGCAATATCGCCACCGAGGAGCTGGTCTATCTACTCGACGGGTGCGGTGTGGTCACCGATGTGGATCCGGATCGGGTCCTCGCGGCGGCCGCGGTCGCCGAACGGGTGATCGGCCATCCGCTGCCGAGTTCGCTGTATCGCGCCGGCGGCGCCGCCGTACCGCTCGATCCGGCCCGGCCTGTCGACAGCACACACAAGGAGATGTAA